One genomic region from Syngnathus typhle isolate RoL2023-S1 ecotype Sweden linkage group LG17, RoL_Styp_1.0, whole genome shotgun sequence encodes:
- the pde4a gene encoding cAMP-specific 3',5'-cyclic phosphodiesterase 4B isoform X2 — MTQKKLTRQLTLWDGSEGPPPADSITSPMSPGEQSRGPTGSTLFRRLKLNRSIQELRRLSQSHCSFDSENGPSPGRSPMDSQASPGLVLHPSFPQSQRRESFLYRSDSDYDTSPKTMSRNSSINSEGHAEDMIVTPFAQVLASLRSVRSNFTILANVTTPTNKRSPVTSQPTVPQATLSEETYQQMARETLEELDWCLDQLETIQTHRSVSEMASNKFKRMLNRELSHLSEMSRSGNQVSEYISTTFLDKQNEVEIPSPTLRERDKPMCHISGVKKLTHSSSLSNSTLPRFGVKTEHEDALARELNDLNKWGLNIFRVAEFSNNRPLSCIMFAIFQERDLLKTFRIPVDTFVTYVMTLEDHYHANVAYHNSLHAADVTQSTHVLLSTPALDAVFTDLEILAALFAAAIHDVDHPGVSNQFLINTNSELALMYNDESVLENHHLAVGFKLLHEDNCDIFQNLSKRQRQSLRKLVIDMVLATDMSKHMSLLADLKTMVETKKVTSSGVLLLDHYTDRIQVLRNMVHCADLSNPTKPLAVYRQWTERIMEEFFRQGDKERERGMEISPMCDKHTASVEKSQVGFIDYIVHPLWETWGDLVHPDAQDILDTLEDNRDWYQSTIPQSPSPPPMSQDKELNACVDKFQFELTLDDGSQAECDEGEAAACPNHVERDGDKGDEGEDVLAEEEEEEEENEDIIEEEEDDEEVAMEEEEEQGEELKGKPETESKKERLSDTSPVEEEEDSSSQADDT, encoded by the exons ATGACTCAGAAGAAACTGACGCGACAGCTGACGTTATGGGACGGTTCAGAGGGGCCACCTCCGGCCGACTCGATCACCTCGCCCATGTCGCCGGGCGAGCAATCCCGCGGACCCACAGGATCCACCTTGTTCCGCCGACTGAAACTGAACCGAAGCATTCAGGAGCTCAGACGTTTATCTCAGAGTCACTGCAG CTTCGATTCAGAGAATGGCCCGTCGCCGGGACGAAGTCCGATGGATTCGCAGGCGAGTCCTGGCTTGGTGCTGCACCCTTCTTTCCCTCAGAGCCAACGCAGGGAGTCCTTCCTGTACCGCTCCGACTCCGACTACGACACATCCCCCAAAACTATGTCACGCAACTCCTCCATTAACAGTGAGGG GCATGCTGAAGACATGATCGTCACCCCTTTCGCTCAG GTGTTGGCCAGCCTCCGATCTGTAAGAAGCAACTTCACCATCCTCGCCAATGTCACCACACCCACTAACAA GAGGTCGCCCGTCACAAGTCAACCGACCGTTCCCCAAGCAACCCTTTCTG AGGAGACATACCAGCAGATGGCCCGGGAAACACTGGAAGAGTTGGACTGGTGTCTGGACCAGCTGGAGACCATTCAGACCCACCGTTCCGTCAGCGAGATGGCCTCCAACAAG TTCAAGAGGATGCTGAACAGAGAGTTGTCCCATTTGTCCGAGATGAGTCGCTCAGGGAACCAGGTGTCCGAATACATCTCCACGACCTTTCTAG ATAAGCAGAACGAGGTGGAGATCCCATCCCCGACTTTGAGGGAGCGGGACAAGCCCATGTGTCACATCAGCGGCGTGAAGAAACTCACGCACAGTTCCAGCCTTTCAAACTCCACCTTGCCTCGCTTTGGCGTCAAGACTGAACATGAGGATGCGTTAGCCAGA GAGCTGAACGACTTGAACAAGTGGGGCCTTAATATCTTTCGTGTGGCAGAGTTCTCGAACAACAGACCCCTGAGCTGTATTATGTTTGCCATCTTCCAG GAGCGAGATCTACTGAAGACTTTTCGCATCCCAGTGGATACGTTTGTCACCTACGTGATGACGCTGGAGGACCATTACCATGCCAACGTGGCCTACCACAACAGCCTCCACGCCGCAGATGTCACTCAGTCCACACACGTACTGCTGTCTACGCCGGCTCTAGAT GCTGTGTTCACTGATCTAGAGATCTTGGCCGCGTTATTTGCGGCCGCCATCCACGATGTCGACCATCCGGGAGTGTCCAACCAGTTCCTCATAAATACCA ACTCTGAACTTGCACTGATGTACAACGACGAGTCGGTTCTGGAAAACCATCACCTGGCTGTGGGCTTCAAGCTGCTCCACGAGGACAACTGTGACATCTTCCAGAACCTTAGCAAGAGGCAGAGACAGAGCCTGAGGAAACTTGTCATTGATATG GTTTTAGCAACAGATATGTCCAAACACATGAGCCTGCTGGCAGACCTCAAGACGATGGTGGAAACCAAGAAAGTGACAAGCTCGGGTGTTCTGTTGCTGGACCACTACACCGATCGGATACAG GTCTTGAGGAACATGGTGCACTGCGCCGACCTGAGCAATCCCACCAAGCCTCTGGCAGTGTACCGACAATGGACGGAGAGAATCATGGAGGAGTTCTTCAGGCAAGGTGACAAGGAGAGGGAACGAGGGATGGAGATCAGCCCCATGTGTGACAAGCACACCGCCTCGGTGGAAAAGAGTCAG GTTGGCTTTATCGACTACATCGTCCATCCTCTGTGGGAGACCTGGGGGGACCTGGTGCACCCCGACGCCCAGGACATCTTGGACACTCTGGAGGACAACAGGGACTGGTACCAGAGTACCATCCCACAGAGCCCGTCGCCTCCTCCCATGAGCCAGGACAAGGAGCTCAACGCCTGCGTGGACAAGTTCCAGTTCGAGCTCACCCTCGACGACGGTTCTCAGGCCGAGTGCGACGAGGGCGAGGCCGCGGCGTGCCCAAACCACGTGGAGCGAGACGGCGACAAAGGGGACGAGGGGGAGGACGTCCTggcggaagaagaggaggaagaggaggagaacgaGGACATcatcgaggaggaggaggacgacgaggaggtggcgatggaggaggaggaggagcagggcgAGGAGCTGAAAGGCAAGCCGGAGACCGAGTCCAAGAAGGAGAGACTTTCCGACACCAGTCCtgtagaggaagaggaggattctTCTTCGCAAGCCGACGATACATGA
- the pde4a gene encoding cAMP-specific 3',5'-cyclic phosphodiesterase 4B isoform X3, with protein MDSQASPGLVLHPSFPQSQRRESFLYRSDSDYDTSPKTMSRNSSINSEGHAEDMIVTPFAQVLASLRSVRSNFTILANVTTPTNKRSPVTSQPTVPQATLSEETYQQMARETLEELDWCLDQLETIQTHRSVSEMASNKFKRMLNRELSHLSEMSRSGNQVSEYISTTFLDKQNEVEIPSPTLRERDKPMCHISGVKKLTHSSSLSNSTLPRFGVKTEHEDALARELNDLNKWGLNIFRVAEFSNNRPLSCIMFAIFQERDLLKTFRIPVDTFVTYVMTLEDHYHANVAYHNSLHAADVTQSTHVLLSTPALDAVFTDLEILAALFAAAIHDVDHPGVSNQFLINTNSELALMYNDESVLENHHLAVGFKLLHEDNCDIFQNLSKRQRQSLRKLVIDMVLATDMSKHMSLLADLKTMVETKKVTSSGVLLLDHYTDRIQVLRNMVHCADLSNPTKPLAVYRQWTERIMEEFFRQGDKERERGMEISPMCDKHTASVEKSQVGFIDYIVHPLWETWGDLVHPDAQDILDTLEDNRDWYQSTIPQSPSPPPMSQDKELNACVDKFQFELTLDDGSQAECDEGEAAACPNHVERDGDKGDEGEDVLAEEEEEEEENEDIIEEEEDDEEVAMEEEEEQGEELKGKPETESKKERLSDTSPVEEEEDSSSQADDT; from the exons ATGGATTCGCAGGCGAGTCCTGGCTTGGTGCTGCACCCTTCTTTCCCTCAGAGCCAACGCAGGGAGTCCTTCCTGTACCGCTCCGACTCCGACTACGACACATCCCCCAAAACTATGTCACGCAACTCCTCCATTAACAGTGAGGG GCATGCTGAAGACATGATCGTCACCCCTTTCGCTCAG GTGTTGGCCAGCCTCCGATCTGTAAGAAGCAACTTCACCATCCTCGCCAATGTCACCACACCCACTAACAA GAGGTCGCCCGTCACAAGTCAACCGACCGTTCCCCAAGCAACCCTTTCTG AGGAGACATACCAGCAGATGGCCCGGGAAACACTGGAAGAGTTGGACTGGTGTCTGGACCAGCTGGAGACCATTCAGACCCACCGTTCCGTCAGCGAGATGGCCTCCAACAAG TTCAAGAGGATGCTGAACAGAGAGTTGTCCCATTTGTCCGAGATGAGTCGCTCAGGGAACCAGGTGTCCGAATACATCTCCACGACCTTTCTAG ATAAGCAGAACGAGGTGGAGATCCCATCCCCGACTTTGAGGGAGCGGGACAAGCCCATGTGTCACATCAGCGGCGTGAAGAAACTCACGCACAGTTCCAGCCTTTCAAACTCCACCTTGCCTCGCTTTGGCGTCAAGACTGAACATGAGGATGCGTTAGCCAGA GAGCTGAACGACTTGAACAAGTGGGGCCTTAATATCTTTCGTGTGGCAGAGTTCTCGAACAACAGACCCCTGAGCTGTATTATGTTTGCCATCTTCCAG GAGCGAGATCTACTGAAGACTTTTCGCATCCCAGTGGATACGTTTGTCACCTACGTGATGACGCTGGAGGACCATTACCATGCCAACGTGGCCTACCACAACAGCCTCCACGCCGCAGATGTCACTCAGTCCACACACGTACTGCTGTCTACGCCGGCTCTAGAT GCTGTGTTCACTGATCTAGAGATCTTGGCCGCGTTATTTGCGGCCGCCATCCACGATGTCGACCATCCGGGAGTGTCCAACCAGTTCCTCATAAATACCA ACTCTGAACTTGCACTGATGTACAACGACGAGTCGGTTCTGGAAAACCATCACCTGGCTGTGGGCTTCAAGCTGCTCCACGAGGACAACTGTGACATCTTCCAGAACCTTAGCAAGAGGCAGAGACAGAGCCTGAGGAAACTTGTCATTGATATG GTTTTAGCAACAGATATGTCCAAACACATGAGCCTGCTGGCAGACCTCAAGACGATGGTGGAAACCAAGAAAGTGACAAGCTCGGGTGTTCTGTTGCTGGACCACTACACCGATCGGATACAG GTCTTGAGGAACATGGTGCACTGCGCCGACCTGAGCAATCCCACCAAGCCTCTGGCAGTGTACCGACAATGGACGGAGAGAATCATGGAGGAGTTCTTCAGGCAAGGTGACAAGGAGAGGGAACGAGGGATGGAGATCAGCCCCATGTGTGACAAGCACACCGCCTCGGTGGAAAAGAGTCAG GTTGGCTTTATCGACTACATCGTCCATCCTCTGTGGGAGACCTGGGGGGACCTGGTGCACCCCGACGCCCAGGACATCTTGGACACTCTGGAGGACAACAGGGACTGGTACCAGAGTACCATCCCACAGAGCCCGTCGCCTCCTCCCATGAGCCAGGACAAGGAGCTCAACGCCTGCGTGGACAAGTTCCAGTTCGAGCTCACCCTCGACGACGGTTCTCAGGCCGAGTGCGACGAGGGCGAGGCCGCGGCGTGCCCAAACCACGTGGAGCGAGACGGCGACAAAGGGGACGAGGGGGAGGACGTCCTggcggaagaagaggaggaagaggaggagaacgaGGACATcatcgaggaggaggaggacgacgaggaggtggcgatggaggaggaggaggagcagggcgAGGAGCTGAAAGGCAAGCCGGAGACCGAGTCCAAGAAGGAGAGACTTTCCGACACCAGTCCtgtagaggaagaggaggattctTCTTCGCAAGCCGACGATACATGA
- the pde4a gene encoding cAMP-specific 3',5'-cyclic phosphodiesterase 4D isoform X4: MGVVEAIDPTPSPCPSPVPGGYRLPRSSSYSPLQGRAGAELDLGEAAGGVLEGGGTTAHRRTPLVDLFCETCSRPWLIGWWDQFKRMLNRELSHLSEMSRSGNQVSEYISTTFLDKQNEVEIPSPTLRERDKPMCHISGVKKLTHSSSLSNSTLPRFGVKTEHEDALARELNDLNKWGLNIFRVAEFSNNRPLSCIMFAIFQERDLLKTFRIPVDTFVTYVMTLEDHYHANVAYHNSLHAADVTQSTHVLLSTPALDAVFTDLEILAALFAAAIHDVDHPGVSNQFLINTNSELALMYNDESVLENHHLAVGFKLLHEDNCDIFQNLSKRQRQSLRKLVIDMVLATDMSKHMSLLADLKTMVETKKVTSSGVLLLDHYTDRIQVLRNMVHCADLSNPTKPLAVYRQWTERIMEEFFRQGDKERERGMEISPMCDKHTASVEKSQVGFIDYIVHPLWETWGDLVHPDAQDILDTLEDNRDWYQSTIPQSPSPPPMSQDKELNACVDKFQFELTLDDGSQAECDEGEAAACPNHVERDGDKGDEGEDVLAEEEEEEEENEDIIEEEEDDEEVAMEEEEEQGEELKGKPETESKKERLSDTSPVEEEEDSSSQADDT; this comes from the exons ATGGGTGTGGTGGAGGCCATTGACCCCACGCCGTCACCCTGTCCCTCGCCTGTACCGGGGGGCTACCGGCTGCCCCGCTCCTCCAGCTACAGCCCGCTGCAGGGGAGGGCAGGGGCAGAGCTGGACCTCGGTGAGGCGGCCGGAGGGGTCCTGGAGGGGGGTGGGACGACGGCGCACCGCAGGACCCCCTTGGTGGACCTGTTCTGCGAGACCTGCTCCAGGCCCTGGCTCATCGGCTGGTGGGACCAG TTCAAGAGGATGCTGAACAGAGAGTTGTCCCATTTGTCCGAGATGAGTCGCTCAGGGAACCAGGTGTCCGAATACATCTCCACGACCTTTCTAG ATAAGCAGAACGAGGTGGAGATCCCATCCCCGACTTTGAGGGAGCGGGACAAGCCCATGTGTCACATCAGCGGCGTGAAGAAACTCACGCACAGTTCCAGCCTTTCAAACTCCACCTTGCCTCGCTTTGGCGTCAAGACTGAACATGAGGATGCGTTAGCCAGA GAGCTGAACGACTTGAACAAGTGGGGCCTTAATATCTTTCGTGTGGCAGAGTTCTCGAACAACAGACCCCTGAGCTGTATTATGTTTGCCATCTTCCAG GAGCGAGATCTACTGAAGACTTTTCGCATCCCAGTGGATACGTTTGTCACCTACGTGATGACGCTGGAGGACCATTACCATGCCAACGTGGCCTACCACAACAGCCTCCACGCCGCAGATGTCACTCAGTCCACACACGTACTGCTGTCTACGCCGGCTCTAGAT GCTGTGTTCACTGATCTAGAGATCTTGGCCGCGTTATTTGCGGCCGCCATCCACGATGTCGACCATCCGGGAGTGTCCAACCAGTTCCTCATAAATACCA ACTCTGAACTTGCACTGATGTACAACGACGAGTCGGTTCTGGAAAACCATCACCTGGCTGTGGGCTTCAAGCTGCTCCACGAGGACAACTGTGACATCTTCCAGAACCTTAGCAAGAGGCAGAGACAGAGCCTGAGGAAACTTGTCATTGATATG GTTTTAGCAACAGATATGTCCAAACACATGAGCCTGCTGGCAGACCTCAAGACGATGGTGGAAACCAAGAAAGTGACAAGCTCGGGTGTTCTGTTGCTGGACCACTACACCGATCGGATACAG GTCTTGAGGAACATGGTGCACTGCGCCGACCTGAGCAATCCCACCAAGCCTCTGGCAGTGTACCGACAATGGACGGAGAGAATCATGGAGGAGTTCTTCAGGCAAGGTGACAAGGAGAGGGAACGAGGGATGGAGATCAGCCCCATGTGTGACAAGCACACCGCCTCGGTGGAAAAGAGTCAG GTTGGCTTTATCGACTACATCGTCCATCCTCTGTGGGAGACCTGGGGGGACCTGGTGCACCCCGACGCCCAGGACATCTTGGACACTCTGGAGGACAACAGGGACTGGTACCAGAGTACCATCCCACAGAGCCCGTCGCCTCCTCCCATGAGCCAGGACAAGGAGCTCAACGCCTGCGTGGACAAGTTCCAGTTCGAGCTCACCCTCGACGACGGTTCTCAGGCCGAGTGCGACGAGGGCGAGGCCGCGGCGTGCCCAAACCACGTGGAGCGAGACGGCGACAAAGGGGACGAGGGGGAGGACGTCCTggcggaagaagaggaggaagaggaggagaacgaGGACATcatcgaggaggaggaggacgacgaggaggtggcgatggaggaggaggaggagcagggcgAGGAGCTGAAAGGCAAGCCGGAGACCGAGTCCAAGAAGGAGAGACTTTCCGACACCAGTCCtgtagaggaagaggaggattctTCTTCGCAAGCCGACGATACATGA